One Vicia villosa cultivar HV-30 ecotype Madison, WI linkage group LG5, Vvil1.0, whole genome shotgun sequence genomic window, TTTCAACTAAACTCGTCgacaaatgaaacaaaaaatcTATTTTCACCAATGGTATGTTCTTTGAATGGACCACATACATCTGAGTGTACCACTTCAAGTAAGCAGGATGATCTCAATGGCATAGTCGAAGTGAAAGAATTTCTAGATTGCTTTGCGACTAAAAAACCTTGGTAGAATATGTCAGGCATCTCAATCCTTGGAATACTAGTAACCATATTTTGAATAATCGGTTTATTGAGTGATCGAAAATTCAAATATCCAAACCTCAAATGCCACAACCAACTATCCTTGTGGTCTAAAACAATTTTTAGACATTGTACTTCAGTTGAACTGATCATGGTCTTAAATGTCCTGTTCTTCGACATAAGAGATTTCAAGACCAAATTATTTTGGGTGTTGAACAATTTTAAAATTCCATCTTTCATAACAACTAAGAAACCCTTTTCGACTTGTTGTCCAACATAGCAGGTTGCACTTCATTCTAGGTACATATAACACATCTTTAATCATAGATTTTCCTCCATTACTCATTGAAAAACTATGTTGTTAGTACCTTCTGCTTGCAACGAACTATTATCTGCAATTTTTACCTTGCTCTTCTTCGACTCGTCGAAATCTGCCAACCACATCTTTTgaccaatcatgtgattcgagCGGCCTAAGTCGAGAAACTAGATCTTGGATTCAACATGGTTATCTTCAACTAGAGGCATAACCTTCATACCTTCAAAATCATCTGAATATTGGCGTGCAAAGTTCGCTATTTCGTCTTTGTCTTTTATCGATCCACTTTCTTTCTTGTACCGATAATGTTTAGACAAGTGACCCCAATTCTCATAGTGATAGCACTGTACATGTAACGCCCAATTTTCGATATTTATTTCATTACGTAATTATTGATGTATATGGTGCTTAAActgataatttaattaatattaaattagctTAATAATTATTCAGTAAGTAGTAAAATGATTAATTAGTTATTTGGGTCAAGTAGTGATTAGTAATTGGGAGGGTGTGTAGTAAGCCCAGTAGCAAATTAAGGATTAGTGagagattaataaaaataaagaaaaattagaagGAATAGTTTCTTTTGGCAAAAATTGTGAAGAACGTGGAAACAAagaaagaggctagggcaagaAGAAGGAGACTTCCACcattcttgaagaaatcaaagCTCaatcctaaggtaaggggggagaatgggttctttaaatggtgattacaacatgagagggtagtgagggcTCCTTTCCCTCTTTAGGTTTCACAATTTATATGTTTGAttccttctttgatgtgtgaattgattTGACTTGTATGATGTTCTTCATGACTAATGAGTATTGTACGATTGTGGACGAAATTCTGTTTTGgattgatgaattatggtgtGGTTTTGGGTGTCAGTTGAGTTGTTGTTGTGTTCATAAGAGGAACTGAATCTGAATGAAAAACTGTCCAATTTGATGAGTAGAAATTGAGTTGTTATCATGTTAAAACTGATGTAGTATAATAGGTTAGTGAATCTAGATGAAAGGAGTGAGTTAATCGGTGAAAATATGATGTTTTGGACCTGAAATCGCAGACTGGAAGTGATGAAAACGAGTGAGAAGTAACTGGTGCGAGTGCAGACTTGGAGAGACAGTTTTACTGTCAGTTTGCgaatgatacgcgtatgggttggggccatacgcgtatgagggacaaacccagggggctatacgcgtatgatacgcagccctGTCCCTGCATAGCACAACCTCCTGGTAGAATGCGTATGGTACGTGATCAGtacattttgatgcacattcctttatgtttgtacttaggcatttctatggtttggtttgtttatttttctattttattatgtttttatatttttatttatttttattgttatttgattttcgtatttatttttcagctttagtagtctgcacgcaaacgatcataactggagtttcaggagtccgattgaggcgttctaataatcgacggaatgctaagagaaagagctacaattcttatgttggagtcgaagtcagaatcggactgtagaagggccagaaaattcgttgaagttgcagcactagttttagttaagtttcgggtcaattagttttgggcctgggtcgtctgtttgacccagttggattgtaaaacgggtcgtgCTATTGTCCCTTAGGTTAGCAGCCGCGCTACTGTTCATTCCGTACACTATTCACGATTTCGAATTGAGAGGTTTTACGAACTCATGGAGAACTAATCACTTTTGGATCAATCTGCTGTGACTCGGATtccactttgaggtttttataaaattcatgtcaatttgtttcctttgaattcttcctataattccaattatttgcTTAACTTGATTGTTGCTATAGGATAGATTTCTTAAATTCGATTGTTGATTGATGATCCTGAATCAATTTCGTGTTAACATAGCTTTTATATTATCACGAACGATCAAAgttgcgtttgcttaattcgtaacagtttttaatccgtttgcttaatctaGAATTCAGGAACATCCGTCGTATAATTTCTATTGCACTTGTCTGTAGTTGTTATAATCGAATAGGAACGGACCCGTTAGGGAATTGGGATTTTATAAGAGCCGATGATAAGTTGGAAGTCGATGCAGTAGGTTGATTCATTTTAGCTTAATtattaatcactttttcaaaacatcttattTCAAGAATCACTTTTTTTAAGCACTTTTTCTTTAAATCGAACCTGaaccaaaccccccccccccccccatcgaTTTTGCAGCAGTTGATAAtaaacaagaatccttgcgatacgactcgagccattgtcgctatactaccgtttgcaaattaactcgtttttgacccgcgcgcgacagcggatcaaattggcgctgtTGCTggggattcttgttattattaatcgtttttagagtcttaggtgtagtgtttgtgcgttttggccataggttcctcgcggtttccGCCATAACGCCTCTAGAGTCGAAAAAtcggtttttgggaaaatttcgaaaaaaatatcaaaattttatttttacgtcattagattattttcggtgtcagtttatttttttgaattgtttttaatcgatttgcttcattgtgttgttttagggacatagttggcattttcacgattgttgctgcattgttgtgcactagtcctggctactaggtcttcctgtcctgaacttgtttcttttgatcctgaagtagagagaaccttgcacacacttcgtagagcaggccaggctagcaatagttcaccttcaccgaccatagctgagtctgattctgagtttgactatttgcataatttgtttgattctgattctgaatttgcttttgaaatggctgaaaatagaactttaaggcaacttgcagcccctgatgttaattataatggcttgtgtattgaatatgatgttgttgttgttccttttgaactaaaatcgggtttaatacacttgttgccaaagtttaatggtcttgcaggtgaggatccacacaaacatttgaaggaattccaggtggtgtgttctacaccattgaagcctgaagggatcactgaagatcatatcaaacttcgtgcttttcctttttctttgcagggtgcagcgaaggactggatatatgatctcgaaccgaattcaatcacaagctggaatgctctgaagagagtgttcttggagcgatattttcctgcatctagagctgcttcaatccgaaaagagaTATGTGGTATTAGAAAAGATAACGAGTCATTGGCTGAAtactgggataggttcaagaagttagtttcaagctgtcctcaacatcagattaccgaacaacttctcattcagtacttttacgaggggttgttacctatggatagaaacattcttgatgctgctagtggtggagcacttgttgacaaaactccagctgctgccagggccctcattgaaaatatgtccttaaattcccagcagttcaccactcgaaccaattctgtccaaaccaagggtgtacatcaaattcaaggttcctcgaacagagctttagaaaccagacttgatgagctgaccgctttagtcaaacaacttgcagtagcgaaacctcaaacagcaactgtatgtggcatttgtacagctcatgatcatctcactgatacttgtcctcttctgaaagatgatactgttaccgagctgcctcaagcttatgcagccaacctttacaaccagaacaggtacaacaacacccctgacttgtccaccaacaaatatcaccccaattggaggaatcatcccaaccttcgatatggaaatcagcagcccTCACAAAAACAACTCGccgttccattaccccagccacatcacatCCCTCCAGCTGCTACTACTTCCGGGccatccttggaagatcttgttaaacaaatggccgtgaacaaccttcagtttcaacaaagaaccgacactagcattcagaccttgaccacacagatgggacaacttgctactcaaataaataatatgcaagctcaaggttcgaaccaacttccagcacaaactgttgtcaatccgaatggtaatgctaatgtgagcgctatttctttgCGATCCGAAAAGTTACAGAAACAGCccctgaaaagaataaaaaaatcattgaggtaacttctgaactttcttcTCCTGAACCTCCTCCAGCTGAACTTTCTTCTCCTTCTGTTGTGGTCGAAactgaaaaaataaagaaaaggagtatgtgccaccagttccCTTCCCACATAGatttctgaaaaataaaagagttgaggaaggagacaaagaaaaagaaattctggatatgttcaggaaagtagcggtaaacattccgcttcttgatgtgattaagcaagttccaaggtatgcaaagtttctgaaggatctgtgtacaaataagagaaaagtgaaaggaagtgacagagtcaacttgggaagaagcatctctgctttcattcagcctgaacaaagtgtttcggccatctctcaggtcttgccacaaaagtgcaaggaccagggaacttttactattccttgtaccattggggataagaaatttgataattgtttgcttgatttaggagcgggcattaatgttatgcctacttctatttataataacctttgccttggtcccatgcagcatacatgtttaatcgttcaactggcgaataggagcaatgcacgtcccaccggcatagtggaagacgtcctcgttcaagttaacgatttaatttttcctgcagatttttacattctggacatggaaggagaaactaagtcaagtagagctcccatcatcttaggcagaccgttcatgaaaatggcgaagacaaaagttgatgttgatgatggaaccatgtccatggaatttggtgacatcgtcgcaaaatttaatatcttcgatgccatgaaacaccctgtggaggagcatttggtttttaatattgagttgatttctgaactagttgatgagagttgttttgaattatttgcacttgattttccatctctctctgattttgatgataattattcatgtcctgactgcactgacactaacgtttgtgtcctttgtgctgagattgatgcttccttgcagcctaatacatttcctacaggtgaagttgttaccgatgaggCTGTTTTTGTcgtcgatgctcttgacatcccggcttccccaagccttccatccatcattcagcccccgtccttagagctaaaagagctccctgggaacctgaaatatgcttacttggagcataatgaaaaacttcctgttattatctcttctaaccttgatttcaatcaagaagacagacttttgcaggtattgaagaggcacaagaaagcaatcgggtggacattagccgaccttccaggtattagtccttcgatgtgcatgcacaggattttacttgaggatggagcgaaaacagtaaggcagccctaaaggaggcttaatcctttgattcttgatgttgtaaagaaagaggtaaccaaactcttgcaagcaggtatcatttatcctatctctgatagtaagtgggtaagtccagtgcaggttgtacctaagaaatctggactcactgtggtaaaaaatgaaaagaatgaacttgttcccactagagtccagaaccgcttgagagtttgtattgattacaggagactgaaccaggctactagaaaggatcactttcctttgccgttcattgaccagatgcttgaacgactagctggtaaatcacattattgttttcttgatggtttttcaggttactttcagattcatattgcacctgaagatcaagaaaagaccattttcacgtgcccattcggtacatttgcttacaggaatatgccttttggcctttgcaatgctcctggcactttccaacgatgcatgatgagtattttctctgattttattgaaaattgcatggaagtgtttatggataACTTTACTGTCTATGGTTCTTCTTTTGTTGCATGCTTGAACAACTtaagcttgattttagaaagatgcatcgagactaaccttgtgttgaatgatgaaaaatgtcattttatggttgagcagggaattgttcttggtcacattatttctgaaaaaggaatttctgttgaccctactaagattgatgtgatttctacactgccttacccttcttgcattcgcgagattcattcttttcttggtcatgcaggtttttacaggcgtttcatcaaggatttcagcaagatagctcttccgctgtcgaacttgttgaagaatgacgtcactttcgagtttgatgacaaatgcaaacaagcgtttgacttcttgaagaaagcattgacttccgctcccatcattcagccccctgactggacacttccttttgagcttatgtgtgatgcttcgaattatgctgttggggatgtccttgcacaaagggttgacaaggctgcccatgttatttactatgcttctaggactttagattctgcacagtcaaattacactaccactgaaaaaggttgttgtttttactgaccatgcagctttaaagtacttgctgaagacgccggatgcaaaaccgagattgattcggtggatgttgctgctccaagagtttaatgttgagattaaagacaaaagtggagctgagaacttagtggctgaccacttgagcaggatagagagagatgaagatccttttcctattaaggatgactttcctgatgagcagctgtttcttttgcatgggattacaccttggtttgctgacattgttaattttcttgttgctggtgtttttcctacaggtgcatctagatcacaggttcacaagctcaagagtgatgccaaatattatgtttgggatgatccatatctatggaagtttggtagtgatcaggtaatcaggagatgtgtccccgacaatgagattgaatctattttgaaattttctcatgcatctcaagtcggcggacacTTCGGTCCTTAAAGGACTGCGAGAAAAGTCCTTGATTCAggcttctattggccaactatttttaaggatgcttttgagatttatcgcacttgtaaagagtgccagatagcaggtacaaacatcactcgcaagactgaaatgcctcagcagcctatgcttttctgtgaggtatttgatgtatggggaatcgatttcatgggtccttttcctgtatcatttggtttcctttacattttacttgctgttgattatgtttcaaagtgggtggaagctatccccactagaactaatgattctcgagttgttgcagattttgtcaggtctaatatcttttgcaggtttggaatactgagagctatcataagtgaccaaggcactcatttctgtaactGCACCATGGCATCTTTGCTtcgaaagtatggagttgtgcacagagtctctactgcatatcacccacagactaatgggcatgctgagatctcaaacagggagatcaaacaggttttagagaaaatggtgcaaccaaacaggaaagactggagccgtcgtctagaagacgcactttgggctcaaagaaCATCTTTaaagacacccattgggatgtctccttatcgacttgtttttggtaaggcatgtcatcttcctgttgagatagaacaccgtgctttttgggcggtgaagagttgtaatttggagatgcaacaagtaggtattgaaagaaaactccaattacaacaattggaagagcttagattagaggcttatgagagctctaggatctataaagagaaaactaagcacttccatgatgaaatgatttctaggaaggaattctctgtgggccaacaggttttactgtttaactcccggcttaagcttatggctgggaaacttcgatccaaatggatcggcccctttgttgttactaatgttttccctcatggtgcagtatAAATAAAAAGTGCAagtactgacaaagtcttcaaggttaacgggcagcggctgaagttattccatggAAGTTCGGTGCCTGAagatgtcagcatagaggagctttctttggaagcacctgactacactgcaacttgatcagggagtccttctttccttctctttactttattagtaatgtcctttcattgagggcaatgcttagtttaagtgtgggggaggaaatcgtgtgttttatttatgtttgttagtttttttatttaatttcaaccaataaaaaatgcatcttcttgaaagttttaggctatagactgatttgagtcgagtttgcggagacttgggaaaaattcataagatcggtatcgttctaacaccgtgagtctcctgcatatggaaactgatttgaatttgttattatgttttagccttaatttctcattctttgacagctcttgagtagtttatttcagcagtcggcaccatctctcacacactttacgcagggaaacc contains:
- the LOC131604308 gene encoding uncharacterized protein LOC131604308; the protein is KSGLIHLLPKFNGLAGEDPHKHLKEFQVVCSTPLKPEGITEDHIKLRAFPFSLQGAAKDWIYDLEPNSITSWNALKRVFLERYFPASRAASIRKEICGIRKDNESLAEYWDRFKKLVSSCPQHQITEQLLIQYFYEGLLPMDRNILDAASGGALVDKTPAAARALIENMSLNSQQFTTRTNSVQTKGVHQIQGSSNRALETRLDELTALVKQLAVAKPQTATVCGICTAHDHLTDTCPLLKDDTVTELPQAYAANLYNQNRYNNTPDLSTNKYHPNWRNHPNLRYGNQQPSQKQLAVPLPQPHHIPPAATTSGPSLEDLVKQMAVNNLQFQQRTDTSIQTLTTQMGQLATQINNMQAQGSNQLPAQTVVNPNGNANVSAISLRSEKLQKQPLKRIKKSLRKGEILDMFRKVAVNIPLLDVIKQVPRYAKFLKDLCTNKRKVKGSDRVNLGRSISAFIQPEQSVSAISQVLPQKCKDQGTFTIPCTIGDKKFDNCLLDLGAGINVMPTSIYNNLCLGPMQHTCLIVQLANRSNARPTGIVEDVLVQVNDLIFPADFYILDMEGETKSSRAPIILGRPFMKMAKTKVDVDDGTMSMEFGDIVAKFNIFDAMKHPVEEHLVFNIELISELVD